Proteins co-encoded in one Desulfobacterales bacterium genomic window:
- the iorA gene encoding indolepyruvate ferredoxin oxidoreductase subunit alpha has translation MKKQILSGNEAVALGAFQAGVKVASAYPGTPSTEIIQNFARYEGVYAEWAPNEKVALEVATGSAMTGVRSLFTTKHVGLNVAADPLMTLAYTGVQGGLLIVCADDPGMHSSQNEQDNRFYAKFAKIPMLEPGDSQEAKDMVAECLHLSETYDTPVMLRMTTRVCHSKSIVDVEGGTAPEMPVAQGIKRDVKKYVMIPAFAKLRHPLVLERESKLKAQVEKTSFNRIEWGDTAIGVVTSGISYQYVKEVLPEASILKLGMTFPLPEKMIKDFAAKVGRLFVVEELEPYLEEELRIMGLAVEGKTLFPKLDELSPDAVAAGFYRAGVLPYEPEPARPKGQDDNMPRPPLLCAGCTHRGLFYALNKMKAIVHSDIGCYTLSVLPPLQSIDSTLCMGAGISMAHGTAKAMAQAAIEDKRPVFATIGDSTFFHSGITSLLNVIYNNANVNVIILDNRITAMTGGQQNPGTGLTLQNQKTHAVDIVQLVKALGCVRVREIDPFDLAGTQQALKEEIAYEGPSVLVTKRPCIQLLHQDPTEIRAVKEDACTGCGLCLKLGCPAISQGAVIPAAEGKKERRRAVIDAVSCRGCSLCEQICRSDAIFRAAN, from the coding sequence ATGAAAAAACAAATCCTTTCAGGGAACGAGGCGGTTGCCCTGGGGGCGTTTCAAGCCGGTGTAAAGGTGGCCAGTGCGTATCCGGGAACACCCAGCACGGAGATCATTCAGAATTTCGCCCGATACGAAGGGGTATACGCGGAATGGGCGCCGAACGAAAAGGTCGCGCTTGAGGTGGCGACCGGTTCCGCCATGACGGGGGTTCGATCGCTTTTTACCACCAAGCATGTGGGGCTCAATGTAGCGGCAGACCCGCTGATGACCTTAGCCTATACCGGCGTACAGGGTGGTTTGCTCATCGTCTGCGCGGATGATCCGGGGATGCACAGTTCCCAGAACGAACAGGATAACCGGTTTTACGCCAAGTTCGCGAAGATTCCCATGCTTGAGCCCGGCGACAGTCAGGAGGCAAAAGACATGGTGGCCGAATGCCTGCATCTCTCCGAAACCTATGATACGCCCGTAATGCTGCGAATGACCACGCGGGTGTGCCATTCCAAAAGCATTGTCGACGTTGAGGGGGGCACCGCTCCTGAAATGCCGGTTGCGCAAGGGATAAAACGGGATGTTAAAAAATACGTCATGATTCCCGCCTTTGCTAAGTTGCGGCATCCCCTGGTGCTCGAGCGGGAGTCGAAATTAAAGGCGCAGGTGGAAAAAACGTCCTTTAACCGGATTGAATGGGGCGACACGGCCATCGGTGTCGTGACCAGCGGCATTTCCTATCAGTACGTCAAAGAAGTTCTTCCGGAGGCATCCATTCTGAAGCTGGGAATGACCTTTCCCCTGCCGGAAAAAATGATCAAGGACTTTGCCGCCAAGGTGGGGCGGCTTTTTGTCGTGGAAGAGCTGGAACCCTATCTGGAAGAAGAACTACGCATCATGGGGCTCGCCGTGGAAGGAAAAACCCTTTTCCCCAAGCTCGATGAGCTTTCTCCAGATGCCGTAGCAGCAGGATTTTATCGGGCCGGCGTGCTGCCGTATGAACCTGAACCCGCGCGGCCTAAAGGTCAGGATGATAATATGCCAAGACCTCCGTTGCTTTGCGCGGGCTGCACGCATCGCGGGCTTTTTTACGCCTTAAACAAAATGAAGGCCATCGTTCATAGCGATATCGGTTGCTATACGCTAAGCGTTTTGCCGCCGCTTCAAAGTATCGACTCCACGCTTTGCATGGGCGCCGGCATCAGCATGGCGCATGGAACCGCCAAGGCCATGGCGCAGGCCGCCATCGAAGACAAACGGCCGGTCTTTGCGACCATCGGGGATTCCACGTTTTTTCACTCCGGCATCACCAGCCTGCTGAATGTGATTTACAACAACGCCAACGTCAATGTGATCATTCTGGATAACCGGATTACCGCCATGACCGGCGGTCAGCAGAATCCGGGCACCGGTCTGACGCTTCAGAATCAAAAAACCCATGCGGTGGACATCGTCCAACTGGTTAAGGCCCTGGGGTGCGTGCGTGTCCGGGAGATCGATCCCTTTGATTTGGCCGGCACGCAACAGGCGCTAAAGGAAGAAATCGCTTATGAAGGCCCCTCTGTTCTTGTGACCAAACGCCCCTGTATTCAGTTGTTGCACCAGGATCCCACTGAAATTAGAGCCGTGAAGGAAGATGCGTGTACCGGGTGCGGGCTGTGCTTAAAACTGGGGTGCCCGGCCATCTCTCAGGGAGCCGTGATTCCCGCCGCGGAAGGCAAAAAAGAGCGCAGGCGCGCGGTGATCGATGCCGTTTCGTGTCGCGGATGCTCGCTGTGCGAGCAGATCTGTCGATCCGATGCCATTTTCCGGGCGGCGAACTGA
- a CDS encoding cyclic nucleotide-binding domain-containing protein, with product MLQEIAILKSMALFSTLNATEIEKVAELLHSVNVKKGQVLTEEGALARNFFIILSGRYKIFSRSGHEIILSQTGDFIGWATIIAAPKYLGTCVALSSGEVLKLSKQDFMGLIQSDAGIGNKIMKKGSELAFTGEPFRKKSTL from the coding sequence ATGCTTCAAGAAATAGCGATACTTAAATCCATGGCGCTTTTCAGCACCCTGAATGCGACAGAGATCGAGAAGGTCGCCGAACTCCTCCACTCCGTTAACGTGAAAAAAGGGCAGGTTCTTACGGAAGAAGGGGCCTTGGCAAGAAATTTTTTTATTATTTTATCAGGAAGGTATAAGATTTTCTCCCGAAGCGGCCATGAAATTATTTTGAGCCAAACAGGTGACTTTATCGGCTGGGCCACGATCATCGCCGCACCCAAATACCTGGGAACCTGCGTGGCGCTTTCTTCGGGTGAAGTTTTAAAATTATCCAAACAAGACTTTATGGGACTGATTCAAAGCGATGCCGGCATCGGTAATAAAATTATGAAAAAAGGGAGTGAACTGGCTTTTACCGGGGAACCTTTTCGAAAGAAGTCAACATTATAA
- a CDS encoding sodium ion-translocating decarboxylase subunit beta has product MLHMLTQFLTNTGFYLVDYRQIIMMIAGCVFIYLGIAKQYEPLLLIPIGFGILVGNVPFFKGFGLGIYEKNSVLNYLYFGVTTGIYPSLVFLGLGAMTDFSSLLARPKLMLLGAAAQGGVFFTLLGALALGFDPKEAASIAIIGGADGPTSIFLTAKLAPHLIGPIAIAAYSYMALIPVIQPPIMRLLTTKKERLIRMSSPRDVSKRERVIFPIVGLLLCCFVAPTALPLLGMLFLGNLLKECGEADRLADTARNAICNTATILLGLTVGASTQGDVFLTPSSVGIFLLGALAFSIATASGVLFAKIMNLFLKEKINPLLGAAGVSAVPGSAREVHLMGREADPTNFLLMHAMACNSSGVIGSAIAAGVLWSFMT; this is encoded by the coding sequence ATGTTACATATGTTAACTCAATTTTTAACCAACACGGGTTTTTACCTGGTGGATTATCGACAAATCATCATGATGATTGCCGGATGCGTTTTTATTTATTTGGGCATCGCGAAACAATATGAGCCCTTGCTTCTCATCCCCATCGGGTTTGGCATATTGGTGGGCAATGTTCCGTTCTTCAAAGGGTTCGGGCTGGGCATCTATGAAAAAAACAGCGTGCTGAATTATTTGTATTTTGGCGTCACAACAGGCATTTATCCATCTCTTGTCTTTCTGGGACTGGGGGCCATGACCGATTTTTCCTCCCTTCTGGCCAGGCCCAAATTGATGCTTCTGGGTGCAGCCGCTCAAGGGGGCGTTTTTTTTACTTTGTTGGGAGCGCTTGCGCTTGGATTCGATCCAAAGGAGGCCGCCTCGATTGCCATCATCGGCGGCGCGGATGGGCCCACCTCGATCTTTCTTACCGCGAAACTGGCGCCGCATCTGATCGGCCCCATTGCCATCGCCGCCTATTCCTATATGGCCCTGATTCCGGTGATTCAGCCCCCTATCATGAGGCTTCTGACGACCAAAAAGGAAAGGTTGATTAGAATGTCAAGCCCCAGGGATGTCTCTAAAAGAGAACGGGTTATTTTCCCGATCGTGGGGTTGCTCCTTTGCTGCTTTGTCGCCCCCACGGCCCTTCCTCTGTTGGGGATGCTTTTCCTGGGCAACCTTCTGAAAGAATGCGGTGAAGCCGACCGGCTAGCGGATACGGCCAGAAATGCCATCTGCAATACCGCAACGATTCTGCTGGGGCTGACCGTTGGCGCCAGCACGCAAGGAGATGTGTTTCTGACCCCTAGCTCGGTGGGGATTTTCTTGTTGGGCGCATTGGCTTTCAGCATCGCCACAGCGTCCGGGGTCCTCTTTGCAAAGATCATGAATCTTTTTTTAAAGGAAAAAATCAATCCGCTGCTGGGGGCGGCAGGCGTGTCCGCCGTACCGGGGTCTGCGCGTGAGGTCCATCTGATGGGACGCGAGGCGGATCCGACCAACTTTCTGCTGATGCATGCCATGGCTTGCAATTCTTCAGGGGTGATCGGATCGGCAATTGCCGCGGGCGTCTTGTGGAGTTTCATGACCTGA
- a CDS encoding MoaD/ThiS family protein codes for MTDEISITVKLATALARHTGNQKVVDCRLTGNQNLSSVIQHLDSRFPGIRAMILADGSDILDSINVYANGDNVRYLQGLETLMKQGDVINIIPAAAAG; via the coding sequence ATGACGGATGAAATCAGTATTACGGTAAAGCTTGCGACGGCCCTTGCCCGCCATACCGGCAATCAAAAGGTAGTTGATTGCCGATTGACCGGCAACCAAAATCTATCGTCGGTGATACAGCATCTGGATAGTCGATTTCCCGGTATTCGGGCCATGATCCTGGCAGACGGCAGCGACATTCTCGACAGTATCAACGTGTATGCGAACGGAGATAATGTCCGCTACCTTCAGGGCCTGGAAACCCTGATGAAACAGGGAGATGTCATCAATATCATTCCCGCGGCCGCCGCGGGATGA
- a CDS encoding HesA/MoeB/ThiF family protein → MDPLNAENRFQRQTLLPEVGRKGQKKLQQAGVFILGSGGLASSAAYYLVAAGIGRIGIADDDRVDISNLNRQILHNTSCIGMLKVDSARKTLEELNPAVNIHTYPRRFTSPGELIAVLTPYDIVVDCTDNYATRFHLNDACIQTGKPWIYGAVSGFEGQVMTIMPGKGPCYRCLYPSVPAEADSVVPVIGVTPGMIGIIEATEAIKHILGIGTPLIGRMLVIDLLEMNMSEFNINRNQSCSACGE, encoded by the coding sequence ATGGACCCTTTGAACGCGGAAAACCGATTTCAGCGACAAACGCTACTGCCTGAAGTGGGCCGCAAGGGCCAGAAAAAACTTCAACAGGCAGGCGTGTTCATTCTCGGTTCCGGCGGATTGGCCTCTTCGGCCGCTTATTATTTAGTCGCTGCGGGCATCGGCCGCATCGGTATCGCGGACGATGACCGGGTGGATATCAGCAATCTCAACCGTCAAATTCTGCACAATACTTCCTGTATCGGAATGCTCAAAGTTGATTCCGCCCGAAAGACCCTTGAGGAGCTGAATCCGGCCGTGAATATTCATACCTACCCCCGCAGATTCACCTCCCCCGGCGAATTGATTGCGGTGCTAACCCCATATGACATCGTTGTTGACTGCACGGACAATTACGCAACCCGATTTCACCTCAATGACGCCTGCATTCAAACCGGAAAACCATGGATTTACGGCGCGGTTTCCGGTTTCGAGGGGCAGGTAATGACGATTATGCCCGGCAAGGGTCCTTGTTATCGATGTCTATACCCCTCCGTGCCTGCGGAAGCTGATTCCGTGGTGCCGGTAATTGGGGTAACACCCGGGATGATAGGGATTATCGAAGCGACTGAAGCAATCAAACATATTCTCGGCATCGGAACCCCCCTGATCGGCAGAATGCTTGTTATCGATCTTCTGGAAATGAACATGTCGGAATTTAACATCAATCGAAATCAGAGCTGTTCCGCATGCGGGGAATGA
- a CDS encoding heavy metal translocating P-type ATPase, producing the protein MDASIDPSSLNHLLHPARRETSGRCDLCGLPLRYGIVEQNRPEKSYRFCCTGCRQVFQMLVQSAEVDRTEDFRETELFKKCREMGLIPRNEADLAGVWRQGGAPDEQITPAPDENTLRLHLTITGMWCPVCAWAIEETLKKTKGVKNPVCMFSADRFCCDYNPVETGPETIIDVISRLGYQARLPEDSVQKKETRAEFIRLGVSAFLTMNLMMLSFALYFGFFHSFSAGEIDYLSWPVFVMATIVFVYGGAPIFRHAVQSIRTGIFGMEMLIFAGALSAYGYSLFNFLSGSLHLYFDTAAMLISLTLVGKWLERSARNRIAERLSALFSLQPAKARICLPATPDGRYVSAKMLKPGDTFRVEAEEVVAADGIITEGRGFVDESTLTGEARPKEKRAGDVLLSGTRVTDGDLRAVATRVGTEGTLGQMVSLIERTLMQKTRFEDLAERLLRWFVPLIIGLAAATGCFCWYAGLSADAALIRAVTVLVVSCPCALGVAVPLARVAGISAAGANGILVRSFSAFEKAKSIHTVVLDKTGTVTEGQWTLKEIVSHPLLEESFLLGLAAGLEEKSNHPIGVAIRRAAAQRGITPLPVDNLTAFENGMSGGYAGKMYFIGSIAFLRAQGQADALSAFPVPGANTSSTAASSVYLGCEGGGTAVFVFRDSIRESAFSLVKALKQSGLEVALISGDDETATAAVANQLGITDYWGERLPADKVAFIQSRQNRNHCVAMVGDGINDAPALARADFSVAVHSGNQLSEENADITLMGGDLQRMVYFFDLAKQVRRKIAQNLLFTSMYNMIAIPVAMAGWLSPLVAVSAMLISSLSVIGNTLLLVHAAARLIPKERD; encoded by the coding sequence TTGGATGCATCGATCGATCCATCAAGTTTGAATCATCTCTTGCACCCGGCAAGGCGTGAGACCTCGGGGCGGTGCGACCTGTGCGGCCTGCCCCTGCGCTATGGAATTGTTGAACAAAACCGTCCGGAGAAAAGCTACCGGTTTTGCTGTACGGGCTGCCGGCAGGTCTTCCAAATGCTGGTCCAGTCGGCCGAGGTGGATCGCACTGAAGATTTTCGGGAAACCGAATTGTTCAAAAAATGCCGGGAAATGGGGCTGATTCCGAGAAATGAAGCGGATCTTGCCGGTGTCTGGCGGCAAGGGGGTGCGCCTGACGAGCAAATTACCCCCGCACCGGATGAAAACACCCTGCGGTTGCATCTTACCATCACCGGCATGTGGTGCCCGGTATGCGCATGGGCCATTGAAGAGACGCTGAAGAAAACCAAAGGGGTGAAAAATCCCGTCTGCATGTTTTCCGCTGACCGGTTTTGCTGCGATTATAACCCGGTTGAGACCGGCCCTGAAACAATCATCGACGTTATCTCCCGGCTCGGGTACCAGGCCCGCCTGCCGGAAGATTCCGTGCAAAAAAAAGAGACCCGAGCGGAATTCATACGGCTTGGCGTTTCCGCGTTTTTGACCATGAACCTCATGATGCTCTCCTTTGCGCTTTACTTCGGGTTTTTTCACTCTTTTTCTGCCGGTGAAATTGACTATTTATCCTGGCCCGTCTTTGTCATGGCCACCATCGTCTTTGTTTACGGGGGCGCGCCCATTTTCCGGCATGCGGTTCAAAGCATTAGGACCGGCATCTTCGGCATGGAAATGCTGATCTTTGCCGGGGCGCTGAGCGCTTATGGCTACAGCCTGTTCAATTTTCTCTCCGGCAGCCTTCATCTTTATTTTGATACGGCCGCCATGCTGATTTCCTTGACCCTGGTCGGAAAATGGCTAGAGCGCTCCGCCAGAAACCGGATTGCTGAGCGTCTTTCGGCGCTCTTTTCGCTGCAACCCGCCAAGGCCAGAATTTGTCTACCGGCCACGCCGGACGGACGCTATGTGTCGGCGAAAATGTTAAAACCCGGGGATACCTTTCGCGTCGAGGCTGAAGAAGTCGTCGCGGCGGACGGAATAATAACGGAGGGCCGGGGATTTGTGGACGAATCCACCCTTACCGGCGAAGCAAGACCGAAAGAAAAGCGGGCAGGGGACGTTCTGCTGAGCGGCACCCGGGTGACGGACGGAGATCTGCGCGCGGTTGCGACGCGGGTAGGGACGGAGGGCACACTGGGGCAGATGGTCTCTCTCATCGAGCGCACTTTGATGCAAAAGACCCGGTTTGAGGATCTGGCGGAACGGCTGTTGCGGTGGTTCGTGCCGCTGATCATCGGGCTTGCAGCGGCCACGGGCTGCTTTTGCTGGTATGCCGGTTTGTCGGCGGATGCGGCGTTGATTCGCGCGGTGACGGTGCTGGTGGTATCCTGCCCTTGCGCGTTGGGGGTTGCCGTGCCGCTGGCAAGAGTGGCCGGTATTTCCGCGGCCGGCGCCAACGGCATTCTGGTTCGTTCTTTTTCAGCCTTTGAGAAAGCGAAATCCATTCATACGGTGGTGTTGGATAAAACCGGCACTGTCACGGAGGGACAGTGGACTCTGAAAGAGATAGTTTCACATCCCCTGTTGGAAGAATCTTTTCTGCTGGGACTCGCGGCGGGCTTGGAAGAAAAATCGAATCATCCCATCGGCGTGGCAATTCGGCGCGCTGCCGCTCAAAGGGGGATAACGCCGCTGCCCGTCGATAACCTCACCGCATTTGAAAACGGCATGAGTGGCGGCTATGCGGGAAAAATGTATTTTATTGGTTCTATCGCATTTTTAAGGGCGCAAGGGCAAGCCGATGCCCTGAGCGCATTTCCTGTGCCGGGTGCCAACACCTCAAGCACGGCGGCTTCCAGCGTGTATTTGGGCTGTGAGGGAGGCGGAACCGCCGTATTTGTCTTTCGCGATTCGATTCGGGAAAGCGCGTTTTCTCTGGTGAAGGCGCTGAAGCAATCCGGGCTCGAGGTAGCGCTGATATCAGGGGATGATGAAACCGCGACCGCGGCCGTGGCGAATCAACTGGGGATTACCGATTATTGGGGGGAGCGGTTGCCGGCCGATAAAGTCGCATTCATTCAAAGCCGCCAGAACCGGAATCATTGTGTGGCCATGGTGGGCGACGGCATCAATGATGCGCCGGCCCTGGCGCGAGCCGATTTTTCCGTCGCGGTTCACTCCGGAAACCAGTTAAGCGAGGAAAATGCCGATATCACCCTCATGGGCGGCGATTTGCAGCGCATGGTTTATTTTTTTGACCTGGCGAAACAGGTAAGGAGAAAAATAGCCCAGAACCTTTTGTTCACATCTATGTATAATATGATCGCCATTCCGGTCGCCATGGCCGGATGGCTTTCCCCACTGGTGGCGGTAAGCGCCATGCTCATTAGCAGCTTGAGTGTCATTGGAAACACCTTGTTGCTGGTTCATGCGGCGGCCCGGCTTATTCCCAAAGAGCGGGATTAG